The following proteins are encoded in a genomic region of Cryptomeria japonica chromosome 11, Sugi_1.0, whole genome shotgun sequence:
- the LOC131860326 gene encoding uncharacterized protein LOC131860326 produces the protein MTRFGAPSTIISDNAKAFVGSHISLWVVQQDVFLRTSSNYYMQGNELAKSSNKNLIRIIKRTLEDNQRSWNLKFGITLWANRINTKRALGNSPFMLVYGREARLLVFLDLPSLDLAHKLELLENDALLVRYAELTELEEVREKAKQALNAHQG, from the coding sequence ATGACCAGATTTGGAGCCCCTTCCACAATTATATCAGACAATGCTAAGGCTTTTGTGGGATCTCATATTAGTCTATGGGTAGTCCAACAAGATGTGTTTCTCAGAACATCATCAAATTATTATATGCAGGGCAATGAGTTGGCTAAGTCCTCCAACAAAAATCTTATTAGAATTATCAAGAGGACTCTTGAGGATAATCAGAGGTCATGGAACCTCAAGTTTGGAATAACCCTATGGGCCAATCGAATTAATACCAAGAGAGCTTTgggaaactcacctttcatgctGGTATATGGGAGGGAAGCTAGGCTTCTCGTATTCCTTGATTTGCCATCCCTGGACCTAGCACACAAATTGGAGCTCCTAGAGAATGATGCCTTATTGGTAAGATATGCAGAACTTACAGAGCTTGAAGAGGTTAGGGAGAAAGCCAAGCAGGCTTTAAATGCCCATCAGGGATAG